A region from the Mesorhizobium sp. J8 genome encodes:
- a CDS encoding VOC family protein — MDEGLLSPLTRLGPVHLRVTDVPASLNVWRDALGLALLGENAALAELGASGRTLIVLHDGAEIALPQKSRDLFHVAIHVTSRRDLAHAAARLKASGLRYSAQDHLVSESLYVSDPSGNGIEICFDTPERLLRREVSPDGRVSLIAVDGSAHSGLEPLDVSGLLRDLGNSGHVEPKMARDAFIGHIHLRARAPEMLMKFYLGVLGFRPHIQSRSFGMFDCGTERRAHMIAFNVWARDELREPPPGAAGLDHFTIELGSAQELAAVEHRLEAADIEAKRDGRVISTADPEGNRLRLVVQGG; from the coding sequence ATGGATGAAGGATTGCTGTCTCCACTGACCCGTCTCGGGCCGGTCCATCTCAGGGTTACCGACGTGCCGGCATCCCTGAATGTCTGGCGCGACGCCCTTGGGTTGGCGCTGCTTGGCGAAAACGCCGCCTTGGCGGAGCTTGGCGCCAGCGGGCGGACGCTGATCGTGCTCCATGACGGGGCCGAGATCGCCTTACCGCAGAAGTCGCGCGATCTCTTCCATGTCGCCATCCACGTCACCAGCCGTCGCGATCTGGCGCATGCAGCCGCCCGCCTCAAAGCATCGGGGTTGCGATACAGCGCTCAGGATCACCTTGTTTCGGAATCGCTCTACGTCTCCGACCCGTCCGGCAACGGCATCGAGATATGCTTCGACACGCCTGAACGCTTGCTACGCCGCGAAGTCTCGCCCGACGGCCGCGTGTCGCTGATCGCGGTCGACGGCAGCGCGCATTCCGGACTGGAGCCGCTGGACGTGTCGGGTCTGCTGCGCGACCTCGGCAATTCCGGCCATGTCGAGCCCAAGATGGCGCGGGACGCCTTCATCGGCCACATCCATTTGCGCGCCCGCGCGCCCGAGATGCTGATGAAATTCTATCTCGGCGTGCTTGGCTTCAGGCCGCATATCCAGTCCCGGAGCTTCGGCATGTTCGACTGCGGCACCGAGCGCCGCGCGCATATGATCGCCTTCAACGTCTGGGCGCGCGACGAGCTGCGCGAGCCACCGCCGGGTGCGGCCGGCCTCGACCATTTCACCATCGAGCTTGGCTCGGCACAGGAGCTCGCCGCCGTGGAGCACAGGCTCGAAGCGGCTGACATAGAAGCGAAAAGGGATGGTCGCGTTATCTCGACCGCGGATCCGGAGGGCAACCGCCTCCGGCTCGTGGTCCAGGGAGGTTGA
- a CDS encoding sulfotransferase family protein — protein MSLMVIGTGFGRTGTDSMREALTMLGFGPCHHMSEVMAHAEQKRLWRALAKGGAPDWAQLFAGYKSCVDWRSAHYWRELIGVYPQARVILTWRSPEIWWESFEKTILPVIAGSTDQESLGIALVSKQVFGGRPQDRGHAIAVYQANVEAVLEAVPAERLLVHKLGDGWAPLCAHLGVPVPDAPYPSRNTTQEFRTVLSLN, from the coding sequence ATGTCGCTGATGGTGATTGGAACCGGCTTCGGCCGGACCGGCACGGATTCGATGCGTGAGGCGCTGACCATGCTCGGCTTCGGTCCTTGCCACCATATGTCGGAGGTCATGGCGCATGCGGAGCAGAAGCGGCTTTGGCGGGCGCTGGCCAAAGGCGGCGCGCCCGACTGGGCCCAGCTCTTCGCGGGATACAAATCCTGCGTCGACTGGCGTTCGGCGCATTACTGGCGCGAACTGATCGGCGTCTATCCCCAAGCGCGCGTCATCCTCACCTGGCGCTCGCCCGAGATCTGGTGGGAGAGTTTCGAAAAGACGATCCTGCCCGTCATCGCCGGCAGCACGGATCAGGAATCGCTGGGCATCGCGCTGGTCTCCAAGCAGGTCTTTGGCGGACGGCCGCAGGATCGCGGCCATGCGATCGCCGTCTACCAGGCCAATGTCGAAGCGGTGCTGGAAGCCGTGCCTGCCGAGCGTCTGCTTGTCCACAAGCTCGGCGACGGCTGGGCGCCGCTCTGCGCCCATCTCGGCGTCCCCGTGCCGGACGCCCCCTATCCGAGCCGCAACACGACCCAGGAGTTCCGCACGGTTCTGTCGTTGAATTAG
- a CDS encoding carboxymuconolactone decarboxylase family protein — protein MLATPLLARADDYDAALKDIQSTMGGVPSFVKQFPKAGLPGAWAEVKAIELSDKTALTPKEKSLISLAVAAQIPCSYCIWSDTENAKHAGATDEEIQEAVAMAALTRHWSTIFNGMQVDFETFKKEMGGQ, from the coding sequence ATGCTCGCCACCCCGCTTCTCGCTCGCGCCGACGATTACGACGCCGCCCTCAAGGATATCCAGTCGACGATGGGCGGCGTGCCGAGCTTCGTCAAACAGTTCCCGAAGGCCGGTCTGCCCGGCGCTTGGGCCGAGGTCAAGGCCATCGAGCTCAGCGACAAGACGGCGCTGACGCCGAAGGAGAAGTCGCTGATCTCGCTGGCGGTCGCCGCCCAAATTCCGTGCAGCTACTGCATCTGGTCGGACACCGAGAACGCCAAGCACGCCGGCGCCACCGACGAGGAGATCCAGGAGGCCGTCGCCATGGCGGCGCTGACGCGCCACTGGAGCACCATCTTCAACGGCATGCAGGTCGATTTCGAGACCTTCAAGAAGGAGATGGGCGGGCAGTAG
- a CDS encoding RNA polymerase sigma factor, with amino-acid sequence MAARFGEAHGFGVLFERYRPQLHAIALSMLGYTGDAEDAVHDTFLTALARLDGLRDPAAVGGWLHSILRNHCLMTLRRRRPCAGPAETGRAFRELADEERIESRIESRDLRDWVWAALAHLPEMQRATVMLRYFGSSPGYEQIAAILGVPVGTVRSRLSDAKIRLSELLLASAGLPDREHHRLVAERLAFYTEEYRSLQHGGKERVLARYAEDLDIAFADGPRGIGRHLFGEAIDEDVSAGVRHEPVRALASANVTVIEGDFVNPPENPFHCPPSFAIVLVHGERQVRLMRVHTSERPPRLEE; translated from the coding sequence ATGGCTGCGCGCTTTGGCGAGGCACATGGTTTCGGCGTTTTGTTCGAGCGCTATCGCCCGCAACTCCATGCCATCGCCTTGTCCATGCTGGGCTACACCGGCGATGCCGAGGATGCGGTCCACGATACCTTCCTGACCGCGCTCGCCCGACTGGACGGCCTGCGCGATCCCGCCGCCGTCGGCGGCTGGCTGCATTCGATACTCAGGAACCATTGCCTGATGACGCTGCGCCGCCGTCGCCCCTGCGCCGGGCCGGCCGAAACCGGACGTGCCTTCCGCGAGCTCGCCGACGAGGAGCGCATCGAGAGTCGTATCGAAAGTCGCGACCTGCGCGACTGGGTTTGGGCGGCGCTGGCGCATCTGCCGGAAATGCAACGCGCCACGGTGATGTTGCGCTATTTCGGCAGTTCGCCAGGCTATGAGCAGATTGCCGCCATCTTGGGCGTGCCGGTTGGCACTGTGCGCAGCCGGCTGTCCGACGCCAAGATCAGGCTTTCGGAACTGCTGCTTGCATCGGCCGGCCTGCCCGACAGGGAGCACCACAGGCTGGTGGCCGAGCGGCTGGCCTTCTACACCGAGGAATACCGCTCGCTGCAGCACGGCGGCAAGGAGCGGGTGCTTGCCCGTTATGCCGAAGATCTCGACATCGCCTTCGCCGACGGGCCGCGTGGCATTGGGCGTCACCTTTTCGGCGAGGCCATCGACGAGGATGTCAGTGCCGGCGTTCGCCACGAGCCGGTGCGGGCGCTGGCCAGCGCCAATGTCACCGTGATCGAGGGCGACTTCGTCAATCCGCCGGAGAACCCGTTCCATTGTCCGCCGAGCTTCGCCATCGTCCTGGTCCATGGCGAGCGCCAGGTGCGCCTCATGCGCGTCCACACCTCCGAACGGCCGCCGCGCCTCGAGGAATGA
- a CDS encoding aldo/keto reductase — protein sequence MPEQLKLNDGSTIPQIGLGVWQVDPDITAKVVRWGIEAGYRLIDTAEGYRNEEGVGEAIRAAGVPRSELFITSKLRNGAHQRDAALRAFDETMQKLGIDQIDLFLIHWPVPSQNKYVEAWKTLVELKQAGRIKSVGVSNFNQDHLERIIGETGVTPVVNQIELHPRFQQRDKREFHKKHSIHIESWSPLGSGRLLSDPTLETLAKKHGKSVAQVIIRWHLQEGLIVIPKSIHQERIAGNFDVFGFELDAGDMQTIRGLDSPDGRTGPDPATAAFLF from the coding sequence ATGCCCGAACAGCTCAAACTCAACGACGGCTCGACCATCCCGCAGATCGGTCTAGGCGTTTGGCAGGTCGATCCGGACATCACCGCAAAAGTCGTGCGCTGGGGGATCGAGGCCGGCTATCGCCTCATCGACACCGCCGAGGGATACCGCAACGAGGAGGGCGTCGGCGAGGCAATCCGCGCGGCGGGTGTGCCGAGGAGCGAGCTCTTCATCACCTCCAAGCTGCGCAACGGCGCGCATCAGCGCGACGCGGCATTGCGCGCCTTCGACGAAACGATGCAAAAACTCGGCATCGACCAGATCGATCTTTTCCTCATCCACTGGCCAGTGCCCAGCCAAAACAAATATGTCGAGGCCTGGAAGACGCTGGTCGAGCTAAAGCAGGCCGGGCGCATCAAGTCGGTCGGCGTCTCCAACTTCAACCAGGACCATCTGGAGCGCATCATCGGCGAGACGGGTGTCACACCCGTCGTCAATCAGATCGAACTGCACCCGCGCTTTCAGCAGCGCGACAAGCGCGAGTTCCACAAGAAGCACAGCATCCATATCGAGAGCTGGAGCCCGCTGGGCAGCGGCCGGCTGCTTTCCGATCCGACGCTGGAGACGCTGGCGAAGAAGCACGGCAAGTCGGTGGCGCAGGTGATCATCCGCTGGCATTTGCAGGAAGGGCTGATCGTCATCCCGAAATCGATCCACCAGGAGCGCATCGCCGGCAATTTCGATGTCTTCGGCTTCGAGCTCGACGCGGGCGACATGCAGACCATCCGTGGCCTGGATTCGCCCGACGGCCGCACCGGACCGGACCCGGCGACGGCGGCGTTTTTGTTCTAG
- a CDS encoding amidase: MTATLAADTTFFTATQLAAAIRERRVSATEVMAAQLERIAAVNPVLNAIVTLDETAARGGARAADEAIARGDAIGPLHGVPVTLKDGHATAGMRTTVGMTAWADYVPTADSTVAARLRKAGAIIIGKTNVPSRLRDLQTVNSIFGRTKNPWDVTRTPGGSSGGAAAAIAAGLTPLEIGSDAGGSVRVPAHLCGIYGFKPTQSSVPITGSYADPPDMPRSFRLLFDIGPLARDVDDLILAHRVIAGPDGLDTEVPPVKTDEEPEPPLDRLRVAFAPEFPGVPTARDIADTIAGFAAAIDIGGARLGQALPSHDFTAERALFSDFITWYSQAFQSPPENSPTLSVYLEALNQRDEFIYAWERFFGDWDVLVCPAMMCTAFRHREMGMPIPVDGVETPYWSALSHACRFNLSGHPAVVMPVGLDREGLPIGIQLVGRRHSDMKLLATAKALTRLTEGFVRPPGL, translated from the coding sequence ATGACCGCCACTCTTGCCGCCGACACCACCTTTTTCACCGCCACCCAACTGGCGGCGGCGATCCGTGAGCGCCGCGTCAGCGCGACCGAGGTGATGGCGGCCCAGTTGGAGCGGATCGCCGCCGTCAACCCAGTCCTCAACGCCATCGTCACCCTCGACGAAACGGCCGCGCGCGGCGGCGCTAGGGCAGCCGATGAGGCGATCGCGCGGGGCGACGCCATCGGGCCGCTTCACGGTGTGCCGGTCACTCTGAAGGATGGTCACGCCACGGCCGGCATGCGCACCACGGTCGGCATGACAGCTTGGGCGGATTATGTTCCGACCGCCGACAGCACAGTCGCGGCCAGGCTGCGCAAGGCCGGCGCTATCATCATCGGCAAGACCAATGTGCCGTCGCGGCTGCGCGACCTACAGACCGTCAATTCGATCTTCGGCCGCACCAAAAATCCCTGGGATGTCACGCGCACACCGGGCGGCTCCAGCGGCGGCGCGGCGGCGGCGATCGCCGCGGGACTTACGCCGCTAGAGATCGGCAGTGACGCCGGCGGCTCGGTCCGAGTGCCGGCGCATCTGTGCGGCATTTATGGCTTCAAGCCGACGCAATCTTCGGTGCCCATCACCGGCAGCTATGCCGATCCACCCGACATGCCGCGCAGCTTTCGATTGCTGTTCGACATCGGGCCGCTGGCACGCGACGTCGACGATCTCATCCTTGCCCACCGCGTCATCGCTGGTCCAGACGGCCTCGACACCGAAGTGCCGCCGGTGAAGACGGACGAGGAGCCGGAGCCGCCGCTCGACCGGCTGCGCGTAGCCTTCGCGCCGGAATTCCCCGGCGTGCCGACCGCTCGCGATATTGCCGACACGATTGCCGGTTTTGCCGCTGCGATCGACATTGGCGGTGCAAGGCTCGGCCAAGCCCTGCCGTCACATGATTTCACCGCCGAGCGGGCGCTGTTTTCCGATTTCATCACCTGGTACTCGCAAGCCTTCCAGTCACCGCCGGAGAACTCTCCCACACTGTCTGTCTATCTGGAGGCGCTCAACCAGCGCGACGAATTCATCTACGCTTGGGAGCGTTTCTTCGGCGACTGGGACGTGCTCGTCTGTCCGGCGATGATGTGCACCGCCTTCCGCCACCGGGAGATGGGAATGCCGATTCCGGTTGACGGTGTCGAGACGCCCTATTGGAGCGCGCTCAGCCACGCCTGCCGCTTCAATCTGTCGGGTCACCCGGCCGTCGTCATGCCGGTCGGCCTCGATCGCGAAGGCTTGCCGATCGGCATCCAGCTCGTTGGCCGCCGGCATTCGGACATGAAGTTGCTCGCCAC